In Scatophagus argus isolate fScaArg1 chromosome 7, fScaArg1.pri, whole genome shotgun sequence, a genomic segment contains:
- the mical3a gene encoding protein-methionine sulfoxide oxidase mical3a isoform X7 — MGDGGAGAAGGDGVNRSHVLFDSFVQATTCKGTLKAFQELCDHLEVKPTESRIFYHKLKSKLNYWKAKALWAKLDKRASQKEYKKGRACANSKCLIIGAGPCGLRTAIELAFLGAKVVLLEKRDAFSRNNVLHLWPFTIQDLRGLGAKKFYGKFCAGAIDHISIRQLQLMLLKMALLLGIEIHVNVEFKALIEPPEDQETERIGWRAEVHPRTHPVNELEFDVIIGADGRRNTLPGFRRKEFRGKLAIAITANFINRNTTAEAKVEEISGVAFIFNQKFFQDLREATGIDLENIVYYKDDTHYFVMTAKKQSLLEKGVILHDYADTELLLSRANVDQAALLSYAREAADFSTNHQLPTLDFAINHYGQPDVAMFDFTCMYASENAAMVRQRHGHKLLVALVGDSLLEPFWPMGTGIARGFLAAMDSGWMVRSWAQGKTPLEVLAERESIYRLLPQTTPENVNKNFSQYSLDPTTRYPNISLNFLKPSQMRHLCDTGESREMWIEIENVINSSTPKLARNESIARSSKLLNWCQRQTEGYRNVNVTDLTMSWKSGLALCALIDRYRPDLIDFDSLDERDHEKNNQLAFDVAEREFGISPCMTGKEMSSVVEPDKLSMVMYLSQFYEMFKDTVPPGDNHNLSPEEKAALIASTKSPISFLSKLGQSIAISRKRNPKDKKEKDVDGLGKRRKTSQSENEEVSRGGRDDKPSVPTILSEKKMETSAVGNNNKVKVMATQLLAKFEENAPAQHTGLKRQGESLPNLDCLLPLTLPQTPVNEPERLAPVPAWRKARSGADQQSTSGSRSCPKKTILLPSSSSTSSLCLHSERYVRMYTGGVSSLAEQIASQLQSQEDPKPQPEKRDSGSLRKEFPVNIGGSDVCFFCQKRVYVMERLSAEGKFFHRSCFKCDYCGTTLRLSSYAFDVEDGKFYCKPHYCYRLSGYAQRKRPAPSPAPVTAKENQAPPTPVATVDAPGRAMAAAAPSAELQPSVPEVNGLQEPSLAKRLRGTPERIELENYRLSLQREEELEEVPEETLAEHNLSSVLDKATDADLGSSSSESDMEEEDEQEDREEQEEVEQEQQPHSPSDLGGVPWKEAVELHAKLRGNNREEGEDEALADAVSRDGEVDEEEEEDEDEDEDEDEDEEESSDEGDYCPWDKELQLGLWLEKFLTDEEDVGTFKARNLRVQQVLQPVDPQAIPGFARAHLGSEGDKDGQAASASQLSQPSELTQPSSTAPAHTTARHEAVRVWLESMSGEPCEDEDMQAEADSPDMEPGTEMDQDDIPSDAEAEARLHQSERAEVLPDEDNKSESLRMSSSIEPSNVSPMQKEEVSPLKPSPEPETQISLVKPPGTRFFPEPFIPEETKPPSPPPVVKSPLCPSPVPVKGSSPVPSPTLAAAASTVSVPASPPPSSTTKSPISSPVEPAIESPVRSAIKSPVKSPVGSPICSQPTPLPETCSPKSPVYPHRSICPLTGNPLSPICAQPLPCQEPSSPLASDSPVRTQPVPGVTSTPITKTDKGTPEPSKTTDTSTVETPLKKTDIIEEFWLKSAEIRKSLGLTPLDRSSKILEKSVVKAPPQDSTPVKTQSPDISEEQKPAFTGRAVIRRLNITLEGQVITPIAPVEPKSNGSDKRDLSSSSGLGLNGSMATSQTANSDSYNTSDSTMLTPPSSPPPPVPANQSPAVLRPQRHQVSWSNGAEKAPSERAKEPAKTKTPVPVPRTQLSPVSVPKPAPRKISSPQADPETSPVVVMREKKKQPRPEEARKSFVETVEEIPFADDVEETYDERTPDTSMNRYYTPPTSKSSRDRPPLHLALAMENGKPNIPVNTASKTQRATQFSPEAREIAEERIRAREKSVKSQALKDAMAKQLNKMKESDIDKGVSPKVAWNVTPEAAGKTKKSAVSPKTSAVKALESKKAETLPERFFSSNKSLDSSAASSDGSTTSKSKKRSSLFSPRKNKKEKKAKNDSSRLSGTDETPPKHKSLWKTVFSGYKKDKKKKDDKSCPSTPSSSSTTQDSGKKKASPLGRSSDLKSRRNLSFSEDSDLSCDDVLERSSQRSKADSVYVPHALAFKRSYATKKTYTEEELNAKLTRRVQKAARRQAKQEELKRLHRAQIIQRQLEQVEEKQRQLEERGVAVEKALRGEAGLYKGTYTLPKQHKRRSDYWGDSNYSEILDLHLGGMGKKDDPKLMQEWFKLVQEKNALVRYESELMIFARELELEDRQSRLQQELRERMAVEDHLKTEKELAQEKQILNEMLEVVEQRDALVALLEEQRLREKEEDKDLEAVMLSKGFNLNWA, encoded by the exons ATGGGGGATGGAGGTGCCGGTGCAGCTGGAGGAGATGGGGTGAACCGGTCCCATGTCCTGTTTGACAGCTTTGTCCAGGCGACCACCTGTAAGGGCACGCTCAAGGCTTTCCAGGAGCTGTGCGATCACCTGGAAGTCAAGCCCACAGAGTCCAGGATCTTCTATCACAAGCTCAAGTCCAAACTCAACTACTGGAAGGCCAAGGCACTCTGGGCAAAGTTAGATAAGAGGGCCAGCCAGAAGGAGTACAAGAAGGGCCGTGCCTGTGCCAACTCCAAG TGTCTGATCATTGGTGCGGGACCATGTGGCTTGCGTACAGCAATCGAACTGGCTTTTCTGGGAGCCAAAGTGGTGCTGCTGGAGAAGAGGGATGCCTTCTCCAGGAACAATGTGCTCCACCTCTGGCCCTTCACCATCCAAGACCTCAGGGGCCTCGGGGCCAAGAAGTTTTATGGAAAGTTCTGTGCTGGTGCTATCGATCATATCA GTATTCGTCAGCTTCAGCTAATGCTGCTCAAAATGGCTCTCTTGCTGGGCATTGAGATCCATGTCAACGTAGAGTTCAAGGCTCTTATTGAGCCCCCGGAAGATCAAGAGACTGAAA GGATAGGTTGGAGGGCCGAGGTCCACCCCAGGACACACCCTGTCAACGAGCTGGAGTTTGATGTCATCATTGGAGCAGACGGAAGGAGAAACACCCTACCAG GGTTTCGGCGTAAGGAATTCCGGGGCAAGCTTGCCATTGCCATCACTGCTAACTTCATCAACAGGAACACAACAGCAGAAGCAAAGGTTGAAGAGATCAGTGGGGTGGCCTTCATCTTCAACCAGAAGTTCTTTCAAGACCTCAGAGAAGCAACAG GTATTGACCTGGAAAACATTGTCTACTACAAGGATGACACGCACTACTTTGTGATGACTGCCAAAAAACAGAGCCTGCTGGAGAAAGGAGTCATTCTGCAT GACTATgcagacacagagctgctgctgtcgaGAGCTAATGTGGACCAGGCTGCGCTGCTGTCTTATGCCCGTGAGGCTGCGGATTTCTCCACCAACCATCAGCTGCCCACTCTAGACTTTGCCATCAACCACTACGGCCAGCCAGATGTAGCCATGTTCGACTTCACCTGCATGTATGCTTCAGAGAATGCCGCCATGGTGCGCCAACGCCATGGTCACAAGCTGCTGGTGGCGCTCGTGGGCGACAGCCTGTTGGAG CCCTTCTGGCCCATGGGCACTGGCATCGCCCGAGGTTTCCTGGCAGCCATGGACTCGGGGTGGATGGTGAGGAGTTGGGCTCAGGGAAAAACCCCTCTTGAGGTGCTGGCTGAGAG GGAGAGTATTTACCGTCTGCTGCCCCAAACCACACCTGAAAACGTCAACAAGAACTTCAGTCAGTACAGCCTGGATCCTACCACACGCTACCCCAACATTAGCCTTAACTTCCTCAAGCCCAGCCAG atgaGGCACCTCTGTGACACAGGGGAGTCCAGGGAAATGTggattgaaattgaaaatgtgatCAACTCGTCAACACCCAAGTTGGCCAGGAATG AATCCATAGCACGATCCAGTAAACTGCTGAACTGGTgccagagacaaacagaggggTACAGGAATGTTAATGTAACCGATCTGACTATGTCTTGGAAGAGTGGCTTGGCTCTATGTGCCCTCATTGACCGATACAGACCGGATCTCAT TGACTTTGATTCCCTGGACGAGCGAGACCACGAGAAGAACAACCAGCTGGCCTTTGACGTGGCGGAGAGGGAATTTGGCATCTCACCCTGCATGACTGGCAAGGAGATGTCCTCTGTCGTAGAGCCAGACAAACTCTCTATGGTCATGTACCTCAGCCAATTCTATGAGATGTTTAAGGATACAGTGCCACCTGGAG ATAATCACAACTTGAGTCCTGAAGAGAAGGCTGCACTGATAGCCAGCACCAAATCTCCCATCTCCTTCCTCAGCAAACTTGGTCAGAGCATAGCAATTTCCAGGAAACGAAATCCAAAG GACAAAAAAGAGAAGGATGTTGACGGTTTggggaagagaaggaaaaccaGCCAGTCTGAAAAT GAGGAGGTATCCAGGGGCGGTCGTGACGACAAGCCGTCTGTCCCAACTATcctgtcagagaaaaaaatggagacCTCTGCTGTagggaacaacaacaaagtcaaGGTCATGGCCACCCAGCTGCTTGCCAAGTTTGAGGAGAACGCTCCAGCGCAGCATACAGGACTCAAGCGACAG GGAGAGTCTCTGCCCAATCTGGACTGCCTTTTGCCCCTTACCCTGCCCCAAACCCCTGTGAATGAGCCAGAACGGCTGGCACCAGTCCCAGCATGGAGGAAG GCCAGAAGTGGTGCAGACCAACAGTCCACCTCGGGCTCTCGGAGCTGCCCAAAGAAAACCATTCTgctcccttcttcctcctccacttcctcactCTGTCTTCACTCAGAG CGCTATGTAAGGATGTACACAGGCGGAGTTAGCTCATTGGCTGAGCAGATAGCCAGTCAGCTTCAGTCTCAGGAAGATCCTAAGCCCCAGCCTGAAAAGAGGGACTCG GGCTCCCTCAGAAAAGAGTTCCCTGTCAACATTGGTGGCAGCGATGTTTGCTTCTTCTGCCAAAAGCGTGTGTACGTGATGGAGAGACTGAGTGCAGAGGGCAAGTTCTTCCATCGGAGCTGCTTCAAGTGTGACTACTGTGGCACCACGCTACGACTGTCCTCCTATGCCTTTGATGTGGAGGATG GGAAATTTTACTGCAAGCCCCACTACTGTTACCGTCTGTCTGGCTATGCTCAGAGAAAGAGGCCTGCTCCCTCCCCTGCTCCAGTCACTGCGAAg GAGAACCAGGCACCCCCGACCCCTGTGGCAACCGTGGATGCCCCAGGAAGGGCGATGGCAGCGGCAGCCCCCTCGGCCGAGCTCCAGCCCTCAG TACCGGAGGTCAATGGCCTGCAGGAGCCCAGCTTAGCTAAACGTCTGCGGGGAACTCCAGAACGCATCGAGCTGGAGAACTACCGTCTGTCCctgcagagggaagaggagctggaggaggtgcCAGAGGAGACGCTCGCAGAACACAACCTGAGCAGTGTGCTGGACAAGGCCACAGACGCTGACCTGGGCTCCAG TAGCTCAGAGTCCGacatggaggaagaggatgagcaggaggatcgggaggagcaggaggaagtggagcaggagcagcaacCTCACAGCCCATCAGACCTCGGCGGCGTTCCCTGGAAGGAGGCTGTAGAGCTCCACGCCAAACTGAGGGGCaacaacagagaggagggagaggatgagGCGCTGGCCGACGCAGTAAGCAGAGATGGGGAAgtagatgaagaggaggaagaggacgaggatgaagatgaggatgaggatgaagatgaagaggagtcCAGTGATG AGGGGGATTACTGCCCCTGGGATAAAGAGCTCCAGTTAGGCCTTTGGCTGGAGAAGTTCCTCACAGATGAAGAGGATGTTGGTACATTTAAAG CCAGGAACCTGCGGGTTCAACAAGTCCTGCAGCCTGTGGATCCCCAGGCCATTCCAGGTTTTGCAAGAGCGCACCTGGGCTCTGAGGGAGACAAGGACGGCCAGGCGGCCTCAGCCTCCCAGCTTTCCCAACCCTCTGAGCTCACGCAGCCCTCCTCCACAG CCCCTGCCCACACAACCGCCCGACACGAGGCAGTGAGAGTCTGGTTGGAGTCCATGTCCGGAG AGCCCTGTGAGGATGAAGATATGCAAGCCGAAGCAGACAGTCCAGATATGGAGCCCGGTACAGAGATGGATCAAG ATGACATCCCTTCAGATGCCGAAGCCGAGGCTCGTTTGCATCAGTCAGAACGTGCTGAAGTGCTTCCTGACGAAGACAACAAATCAGAAAGTCTGAGAATGTCCTCCAGTATTG AACCATCCAACGTCAGCCCCATGCAGAAAGAAGAGGTTTCTCCACTCAAGCCATCTCCAGAACCTGAAACACAG ATAAGTCTGGTGAAACCTCCTGGTACCCGCTTTTTCCCAGAACCATTCATACCAGAGGAAACGaagcctccttctcctcctccagtcgTCAAGAGCCCGCTGTGCCCTTCGCCTGTTCCAGTCAAGGGTTCTTCCCCTGTTCCTTCTCCTACTCTTGCTGCCGCTGCTTCAACTGTCAGTGTTCCTGCCTCACCCCCACCCAGCTCAACCACCAAATCACCCATCAGCTCTCCGGTCGAGCCAGCCATCGAGTCACCAGTCAGATCAGCAATCAAATCCCCTGTTAAGTCGCCAGTTGGTTCCCCAATCTGCTCTCAGCCTACCCCTCTCCCCGAGACTTGTTCCCCTAAATCTCCTGTTTACCCTCATCGCTCTATTTGCCCTCTCACAGGCAACCCCCTGTCGCCAATCTGCGCTCAGCCCTTGCCCTGCCAGGAACCCTCGTCACCCCTTGCCTCTGACTCTCCTGTCAGAACTCAACCTGTTCCTGGTGTCACTTCGACGCCCATTACCAAAACAGACAAGGGGACACCTGAGCCCTCAAAAACCACAGATACTTCAACAGTGGAAACTCCattgaaaaagacagacattatTGAGGAGTTTTGGTTAAAGAGTGCTGAGATCAGGAAGAGCCTTGGCCTGACTCCTTTGGACCGCAGTAGTAAAATCTTAGAAAAGAGTGTTGTTAAGGCTCCACCGCAGGACTCTACCCCTGTCAAGACACAGTCTCCAGATATATCTGAGGAACAGAAGCCTGCTTTTACTGGCCGAGCTGTCATTCGCAGGCTCAACATAACTCTCGAGGGTCAGGTCATTACTCCCATTGCTCCTGTGGAGCCTAAGAGTAATGGCTCTGATAAGAGGgacctcagcagcagctctggctTGGGGTTGAATGGGAGCATGGCCACGAGCCAGACAGCAAACAGTGACAGCTACAACACGTCTGACTCCACCATGCTAACCCCGCCCTCGAGCCCACCGCCACCTGTGCCTGCTAATCAGTCTCCAGCTGTGCTTAGGCCGCAAAGACACCAGGTATCCTGGAGCAATGGAGCAGAAAAAGCTCCTTCTGAGCGTGCCAAAGAGCCAGCAAAGACCAAGACTCCTGTTCCTGTACCAAGGACTCAGCTGAGCCCTGTGTCTGTGCCCAAACCCGCACccaggaaaatctcctcaccaCAAGCAGATCCGGAAACATCTCCAGTGGTTGTCatgagggagaagaagaagcaaccACGGCCAGAGGAGGCGAGGAAGTCGTTTGTTGAAACGGTGGAGGAGATTCCTTTTGCTGATGATGTGGAGGAAACCTACGATGAACGAACACCAGACACAAGCATGAACAGGTATTATACTCCGCCCACTAGCAAGTCGAGCAGGGACCGACCTCCCTTGCATCTCGCTCTAGCAATGGAAAATGGTAAACCCAATATCCCTGTCAACACAGCCTCTAAGACCCAGAGGGCAACTCAGTTTTCCCCGGAGGCCAGGGAGATCGCTGAGGAGCGAATAAGGGCTAGAGAAAAGTCTGTCAAGAGCCAGGCTTTAAAAGACGCCATGGCCAAGcagctaaacaaaatgaaagaatctGACATAGATAAGGGTGTCTCACCCAAGGTGGCTTGGAACGTAACCCCAGAGGCTGCTGGTAAAACTAAAAAGTCAGCTGTATCTCCAAAGACATCAGCCGTGAAAGCTCTGGAGTCGAAGAAGGCGGAGACTTTACCTGAGCGTTTCTTCAGCAGCAACAAGAGTCTGGACAGCTCAGCAGCTTCATCAGATGGATCCACTACGAGTAAGAGTAAGAAACGAAGCTCCCTCTTCTCCCCACGCAAGAataagaaggagaaaaaagccAAGAATGACAGCAGCAGGCTCTCTGGCACAGATGAGACACCTCCCAAACACAAGTCACTGTGGAAGACTGTCTTCTCGGGCTACaagaaggacaagaagaagaaggatgaTAAGTCCTGCCCAAGCACACCGTCCTCGAGTTCCACCACACAGGACTCTGGCAAGAAAAAAGCTTCACCTCTTGGGAGATCATCAG ACTTGAAATCACGAAGAAACTTGAGCTTCTCTGAGGACTCAGACCTGTCTTGTGATGATGTTCTGGAGAGGTCCTCCCAGAGGTCAAAGGCAGAT TCTGTTTATGTCCCCCACGCACTGGCGTTCAAGAGATCATACGCCACAAAG AAAACCTACACAGAAGAAGAGCTGAATGCCAAGCTGACACGAAGGGTCCAGAAAGCTGCCCGACGGCAAGCCAAGCAGGAGGAGCTCAAAAGGCTGCACAGAGCCCAG ATCATCCAGAGACAgttggagcaggtggaggagaagcagaggcagctggaggagaggggTGTAGCTGTGGAGAAAGCATTGAGAGGAGAAGCAG GATTGTATAAAGGTACTTATACATTACCCAAACAGCACAAAAGAAGATCAG ACTATTGGGGAGATTCTAATTACAGTGAAATCCTGGACTTGCATCTGGGCG